Proteins from a single region of Candidatus Eisenbacteria bacterium:
- a CDS encoding phosphoesterase: MAAGGLAALGTWAVGIEPHWVEFVEREMRFVGLPEALRGKRLMQLSDLHVGPRVDSRYLIETLDRAAALNPDIVVVTGDFITYRYRLGDAQFANVAEVMRHIPKGRIATLGILGNHDYGRNWNEPSIAHRVQGLAEDAGIRVLRNERIEVEGLEVAGFDDVWGPRFDVAAALAGRDTTRPLLTLCHNPDGCDVIEWGDTHGWVLSGHTHGGQVRPPFLPPLILPVRNRRYAAGEVDLGHGRRVYINRGLGHLYRVRFNVRPEVTVFGMGEA, from the coding sequence ATGGCCGCCGGTGGACTCGCCGCGCTCGGCACCTGGGCGGTGGGCATCGAGCCCCACTGGGTGGAGTTCGTAGAACGCGAGATGCGCTTCGTGGGCTTGCCCGAGGCGCTCCGCGGCAAGCGGCTCATGCAGCTGAGTGACCTGCACGTGGGGCCACGCGTGGATTCGCGCTACCTGATCGAGACGCTTGATCGCGCGGCAGCCCTGAACCCCGACATTGTGGTGGTGACCGGCGACTTTATCACGTATCGCTACCGACTCGGCGATGCGCAGTTCGCGAACGTGGCCGAGGTGATGCGCCATATCCCCAAGGGGCGCATTGCGACGCTCGGGATCCTGGGCAACCACGACTACGGGCGGAACTGGAACGAGCCGTCGATCGCGCATCGCGTGCAGGGGCTGGCAGAGGACGCGGGCATTCGCGTGCTGCGAAACGAGCGGATCGAAGTGGAAGGGCTCGAGGTAGCAGGGTTCGATGACGTGTGGGGGCCGCGCTTCGATGTGGCCGCCGCACTCGCTGGGCGGGATACCACGCGACCGCTGCTCACGCTCTGCCACAACCCCGATGGTTGCGACGTGATCGAGTGGGGCGACACGCACGGCTGGGTGCTGAGCGGCCACACGCACGGAGGCCAGGTGCGCCCGCCATTCCTACCGCCGCTGATTCTGCCGGTGAGGAATCGCCGCTACGCCGCGGGGGAGGTGGACTTGGGCCACGGGCGACGCGTGTACATCAACCGCGGACTCGGGCACCTCTACCGCGTGAGGTTCAACGTGCGGCCTGAGGTGACGGTGTTTGGGATGGGGGAGGCTTAG